One region of Bdellovibrio bacteriovorus genomic DNA includes:
- a CDS encoding 50S ribosomal protein L11 methyltransferase encodes MSDNSYFRVRLSQVPAELEDIITTHSFECGASGVTEALAFIQPDLTYDPKLLHVRSHEVDVFFPEKPAQNFFDGLLDINGGIKWNIFEEENKDWLEEWKKGFKPFKLVGDFWVVPSWLQPPEECKHAIFIDPGMAFGTGTHATTQMMAFFIHKLAEKYKNDVKEWALLDVGTGTAILAMLAQMSGMGLVTGIEIDPEARRVARENVKLNKLEQIDIPETQIEDMRSQYDVVVANIIDGVLINIKSDLLRVLKPGGHILLTGILEERDNHFFEKFMENSGLTVLRRLEKDEWVGYWAQSKA; translated from the coding sequence ATGAGTGACAATTCTTATTTCCGCGTCCGCCTAAGCCAAGTACCAGCAGAGCTGGAAGACATCATCACCACGCATAGTTTTGAATGTGGAGCCTCTGGAGTGACAGAGGCTTTGGCTTTTATTCAACCAGATCTTACCTACGACCCTAAACTTCTTCACGTCCGCTCTCACGAAGTCGATGTGTTCTTCCCTGAAAAACCGGCACAAAATTTCTTTGATGGCCTTCTAGATATCAACGGTGGCATCAAATGGAATATTTTCGAAGAAGAAAACAAAGACTGGCTGGAGGAGTGGAAAAAAGGTTTTAAACCTTTCAAGCTCGTCGGTGATTTCTGGGTTGTTCCAAGCTGGTTGCAACCTCCTGAAGAATGCAAACACGCGATCTTCATTGATCCGGGTATGGCGTTTGGAACGGGCACACATGCAACCACGCAAATGATGGCCTTCTTTATTCACAAACTCGCTGAAAAATACAAGAACGACGTGAAAGAGTGGGCTCTTCTAGATGTCGGAACCGGCACGGCAATTTTAGCAATGCTTGCGCAGATGAGCGGCATGGGCCTTGTCACTGGGATTGAAATTGATCCGGAAGCGCGTCGAGTGGCTCGTGAAAACGTGAAGTTGAACAAGCTTGAACAAATCGACATCCCCGAAACACAGATCGAAGACATGCGCTCGCAGTACGATGTCGTAGTTGCGAACATCATCGATGGAGTTCTGATCAACATCAAATCAGATCTTCTTCGTGTGCTAAAACCAGGTGGTCATATTCTTCTGACAGGTATTTTAGAAGAACGCGACAATCACTTCTTTGAAAAGTTCATGGAAAACTCAGGCCTCACCGTTCTTCGTCGTTTAGAAAAAGACGAGTGGGTTGGATACTGGGCGCAGTCAAAAGCATGA
- a CDS encoding RsmE family RNA methyltransferase: MRRYWIEKKDLFQDQVNFTGDVFHHIFDVCRQEVGSKFEVLTEDSKAYFVEVTQVSKKNATARILEERVIPPLKEPHIHLALSISRFPVMDAIMEKAVEMGVKSIQPFFSEFSFLRTGEKLSDNKVERWDKIVRSATQQSGRGDLMKVQPAIPFEKVSGLINRDAGHVGLFAYEGPSTLSIKDYVQQVKSQNPQGVKAIWIIVGSEGGFSHNEVEKFQELGLRPVTLGPQVLRVETACMALVSVLKYDFDLMC, from the coding sequence ATGAGACGTTATTGGATAGAGAAAAAAGATTTATTCCAAGATCAGGTGAATTTCACCGGCGATGTCTTTCATCATATTTTCGATGTCTGTCGCCAAGAGGTCGGTTCAAAGTTTGAGGTTCTTACCGAAGACAGCAAAGCCTACTTCGTTGAAGTCACTCAAGTCTCAAAGAAAAATGCCACCGCAAGAATTCTAGAAGAACGCGTGATTCCTCCATTAAAGGAACCACACATTCATTTAGCACTCTCTATTTCGCGTTTTCCAGTGATGGATGCGATCATGGAGAAAGCTGTCGAAATGGGTGTTAAAAGCATTCAACCTTTCTTTTCTGAATTCAGCTTCCTGCGAACAGGCGAAAAACTTTCTGACAATAAAGTGGAGCGTTGGGATAAGATCGTCCGCTCCGCCACCCAACAATCTGGCCGCGGCGACCTCATGAAAGTTCAACCGGCAATTCCGTTTGAGAAAGTTTCAGGTTTGATTAACCGAGATGCGGGACATGTGGGTCTATTTGCTTATGAGGGTCCGTCGACTCTTAGCATCAAGGATTATGTTCAACAGGTGAAGTCCCAAAACCCTCAAGGTGTGAAAGCCATCTGGATTATCGTGGGCTCTGAAGGGGGTTTCTCTCACAATGAAGTCGAAAAATTCCAGGAACTAGGCCTTCGCCCAGTCACCTTGGGACCCCAGGTTTTGCGAGTTGAAACGGCTTGCATGGCTCTGGTATCAGTCCTAAAGTATGACTTTGATCTGATGTGTTGA
- a CDS encoding RDD family protein, producing the protein MDPFEEFEFKPLTDGLGFHKKKTTGAAKDEAQTETFSKNRMMDQGLELIEESSVDPLRPPLPRKNRNSSTQIQPTPGATEVGGDGSAAVDEILKTLQKNRRLDFDNSKQKISQTAVKEEYKKATWSFSAAMLDGMLVVASSLLCMIILLVITKVDLIGNLTNPDSQGMIYLATLSLFAMVSFAYLTVNRLFMGCTPGEWAFDQRVGQPAELNKASYSLRVVARSFLVIVTGFIVFPLLSTVLGQDLAGSITGARLYKKA; encoded by the coding sequence ATGGATCCCTTCGAGGAATTTGAGTTTAAGCCACTCACGGACGGTCTAGGTTTTCACAAAAAGAAAACAACAGGCGCTGCCAAAGACGAAGCTCAGACAGAAACGTTTTCTAAAAACCGTATGATGGATCAAGGCTTGGAATTGATCGAGGAATCCTCGGTCGATCCTTTGCGTCCTCCTCTTCCACGCAAAAACCGCAACTCTTCAACACAAATTCAACCGACTCCAGGTGCTACAGAAGTGGGCGGAGACGGTTCAGCCGCGGTTGATGAAATTCTTAAGACACTTCAAAAAAACCGTCGTTTGGATTTCGACAACAGCAAACAAAAAATCTCTCAAACTGCTGTTAAAGAAGAGTACAAAAAAGCGACTTGGAGTTTTTCAGCTGCCATGCTTGATGGCATGCTTGTCGTAGCTTCGAGCCTTCTTTGCATGATCATTCTTTTGGTTATCACGAAAGTGGATTTGATTGGCAACCTTACGAACCCAGACTCTCAAGGTATGATCTATCTTGCGACTTTGTCTTTGTTCGCGATGGTGAGCTTTGCTTACCTAACAGTAAATCGTCTATTCATGGGTTGCACTCCAGGCGAATGGGCTTTTGATCAACGCGTAGGTCAACCTGCAGAGTTGAACAAAGCTTCTTACTCTTTACGTGTAGTCGCTCGTTCCTTCCTCGTGATCGTCACTGGGTTTATCGTATTCCCACTTCTTTCGACTGTTCTGGGACAGGACCTTGCGGGTTCTATCACAGGCGCTCGTCTGTATAAAAAGGCATAG
- the rfaE2 gene encoding D-glycero-beta-D-manno-heptose 1-phosphate adenylyltransferase, whose translation MGQVRKFDDIENSLAPLRSQGKKVVFTNGCFDLLHVGHVRYLQEAKALGDVLVVGVNSDASVKKLKGPTRPVQIENDRAEILAALGAVDFTVIFTEETPENLIHRVRPDILVKGGDWSIESIVGAPFVMSYGGKVMSLQFVDGKSTTKLIEKAQK comes from the coding sequence ATGGGCCAAGTTCGTAAATTTGATGATATTGAAAACAGCTTGGCTCCACTTCGCTCTCAAGGAAAAAAAGTCGTCTTCACAAACGGATGCTTCGACCTTTTGCACGTCGGCCATGTTCGTTACCTTCAAGAAGCTAAAGCCTTGGGTGACGTCCTGGTTGTAGGTGTGAATTCAGATGCGAGCGTTAAAAAACTTAAAGGCCCCACTCGCCCCGTACAAATTGAAAATGACCGTGCCGAGATCTTAGCGGCTTTAGGAGCCGTGGATTTCACGGTGATCTTCACTGAAGAAACGCCCGAAAATCTGATTCACAGAGTTCGTCCCGATATCTTAGTAAAAGGTGGCGATTGGAGTATTGAATCCATCGTCGGTGCTCCTTTTGTGATGTCCTATGGCGGGAAAGTGATGTCATTGCAATTCGTTGACGGCAAATCCACAACAAAGCTGATCGAAAAAGCGCAAAAATAA